One stretch of Zingiber officinale cultivar Zhangliang chromosome 6B, Zo_v1.1, whole genome shotgun sequence DNA includes these proteins:
- the LOC121988957 gene encoding uncharacterized protein LOC121988957, which translates to MGSQCSESDCAKERKEEEERKVVAEEVEDDDEEEVILWRGKWAEEPWPRKGGGVMLEGYVDAEDGGEDGLDVVGRTKSLTDEDLDELKGCLDLGFGFSYEEIPDLCNTLPALELCYSMSQRFLDERQNRSIDRSSSGESVDLCPTPPAPPIANWKISSPGDDPDEVKARLKYWAQAVACTIRLCN; encoded by the exons ATGGGAAGCCAATGCTCGGAATCGGATTGCGCtaaggagaggaaggaggaggaggagcggaAGGTCGTGGCGGAGGAGGTTgaggatgatgatgaggaggaggtgaTTCTGTGGAGAGGAAAGTGGGCGGAGGAGCCGTGGCCGCGAAAGGGCGGCGGGGTGATGCTCGAAGGGTACGTCGACGCGGAGGACGGCGGGGAGGATGGGCTGGACGTTGTGGGGAGAACGAAGAGCCTGACGGACGAGGATCTGGACGAGCTCAAGGGATGCCTCGACCTAGGGTTCGGGTTCAGCTACGAGGAGATTCCCGATCTATGCAACACCCTTCCGGCCCTCGAGCTTTGCTACTCCATGAGTCAGAGGTTCTTAGATGAGCGGCAGAATAGGTCCATCGATCGTTCGTCTTCGGGCGAGTCTGTGGATCTTTGCCCGACTCCGCCGGCGCCTCCCATCGCCAACTGGAAGATCTCTAGCCCTG GAGATGATCCTGATGAAGTTAAAGCCAGACTGAAGTATTGGGCCCAAGCTGTGGCTTGCACCATCAGATTATGCAATTAG